The Falco peregrinus isolate bFalPer1 chromosome 1, bFalPer1.pri, whole genome shotgun sequence genome has a window encoding:
- the PLEKHD1 gene encoding pleckstrin homology domain-containing family D member 1 isoform X1 produces MFASKSSSVSPSPSMEQADSDALDISTKVQLYGVLWKRPFGRQSAKWSRRFFIIKESFLLYYAESEKRNFESNKYFNIHPKGVIPLGGCIVEPREEPNMPYAIRISHEDFHGNIVLAAESEFEQAQWLEMLQESGKVTWKNAQLGEAMIESLEAQGLQLAKEKQEYLDKLMEETEELCLQREQKEELERLNQVLEAEKHQFEEVVRELRLEQEQIKRELEITARSLKGVEEEKKELRSLTQSLQKTLEELSQEKQQMLEMLEENESQLPPPTSPSKEQSPIQGLHCSLQQIEEKMQQLLEEKLLAEKRMKENEERSRALEEEREFYSAQSQALQNSLSELTAEKQQTERDLKAEVKVRMDLEKRLREAEEALQSLEQGLSSLDCNKEKEEKMKADVSNLRKFFEECIRNAELEAKMPVIMKNSVYIHKAATRRIKSCRFHRRRTSASWNDLKQSHSFIFSHAEAENIEELKEAAKRLSRDQHFRETLYQIMRSQKDSASGDEK; encoded by the exons GTTCTTCATCATTAAGGAAAGTTTCCTGCTCTACTATGCTGAGAGTGAGAAGAGAAATTTTGAAAGCAATAAATACTTCAATATCCACCCCAAG GGTGTCATACCCCTGGGAGGCTGCATCGTGGAGCCCAGAGAAGAGCCCAACATGCCTTATGCCATAAGGATCTCACATGAAGACTTCCAT GGTAACATTGTTCTAGCAGCTGAATCAGAGTTTGAGCAGGCTCAGTGGCTGGAGATGCTACAGGAGTCTGGAAAAGT GACCTGGAAGAATGCCCAGCTGGGAGAAGCCATGATCGAGAGCCTGGAAGCCCAAGGACTGCAGCTGGCCAAGGAGAAACAGGAATACTTAG atAAGCTaatggaagaaacagaagagctgtGTCTGCAGAGGGAGCAAAAGGAG GAACTTGAGCGTCTGAACCAGGTCTTGGAAGCAGAGAAGCACCAGTTTGAAGAGGTGGTACGGGAGCTgcggctggagcaggagcagatcAAACG gGAGCTAGAGATCACAGCCCGCTCCCTTAAAGgagtggaggaagaaaagaaagagttgCGAAGCCTGACACAGTCTTTACAGAAAACCCTAGAG GAGCTCtctcaggaaaagcagcaaatgctggagatgctggaagaaaatgagagCCAGCTCCCACCTCCAACCAGCCCCAGCAAGGAGCAAAGTCCCATCCAGGGActgcactgcagcctgcaaCAGATTGAAGAGAAGATGCAGCAACTTCTGGAGGAGAAACTCCTGGCAGAGAAAAG GATGAAGGAGAATGAGGAGCGGTCCCGAGCACTGGAGGAGGAGCGGGAATTTTACTCTGCCCAGTCACAAGCGCTGCAGAACTCGCTCTCGGAGCTGAcggcagagaagcagcagactgAGAGAGACCTCAAG GCTGAGGTGAAGGTGCGCATGGATCTGGAGAAGAGACTGAGAGAAGCTGAGGAAGCATTGCAGAGCTTGGAGCAAGGCTTGAGTTCTCTGGATTGCaacaaggagaaagaggagaagatGAAAGCAGATGTCAGTAACTTGAGAA AGTTCTTTGAAGAGTGCATCCGCAATGCCGAACTAGAGGCCAAGATGCCCGTGATCATGAAGAACTCTGTGTACATCCACAAGGCTGCCACTCGTCGCATAAAGAGCTGCCGCTTCCACCGCCGGAGAACCAGTGCTTCATGGAATGACT tgaagcagTCCCATTCCTTCATCTTCTCACATGCAGAAGCTGAAAACATTGAGGAACTGAAAGAAGCAGCCAAAAGACTAAGCCGGGACCAGCACTTCAGGGAAACTCTCTATCAGATCATGAGGTCACAAAAGGATTCTGCTTCGGGTGATGAAAAGTGA